CACCGCCCAGGCCGATTTTACCAAATGACAGGATGCCAAACATGAGCACGGCCGTGCCGATGACTTCCGTCATGAAGGCTGGGCCAAACTTGCGAATGGCGGGCGAGGTACTGTGGCAGGCCAGCTTGAGCCCGGCGTCCTCGGTTTCGCGCCAGTGTGCGAAATAGGTCAGATAGACCAAGACTGATCCAGTGAAGCCGCCCGCGATCTGGGCAGCGATGTAGCCCGGGACTTTGGCCCATTCAAACGCGCCAATGCTAGCCAGTGAGACCGATACAGCCGGGTTAATGTGGGCACCGGAAATCCGGCCGACTGCATACACGGCGCAGGCGACCGCAAAGCCCCAGCCGACCGTGATGACGATCCAGCCGCCATTTTGTCCCTTGGACTTGGCGAGCAGGACGTTGGCAACAACGCCGTTGCCGAAAAGAATCAAAATTGCCGTTCCGATATATTCGGCGAGGTATTCATTCATGAGGGGATGGGTTGGGTTTTCGAGATTGAAGCAGGGTAACGACTAACAACGAAACACGCACTTATTAGTTTTGCAAGTCGTTTATATTCATTTTGTTATGTAATTTAAATTCTTGCGAATCCCAAAAGAAGACCTGGCTGGTGTTGCCAATTCGCTGCAAAACGAAGCGAACAAATGCGAAAACTCAGATTTTCCCAAGAAAGCCCAAACGATTTGCTTTTGTTTCCCAATTGGGCTCTAATGTTGGGCAGAAGCTTTTTTCGTAAAATGTCCCCCCAACAGCGCCAGGAAACCATCCTTCGCCAGATCGAACGCGAGGGATCGGTTCGCAGCCTTCAGCTCGCGAAATCGCTCGACGTGACCCCGGAAACGATTCGCAAGGATCTGGAGCAGTTGGCGTCGACCAACCGCGTAATCCGTACCCACGGTGGGGCGACCCGCGCCACCGACGCCCATCACGATCTCCCCCTGCCAGCGCGACAATGGGTCAACCGCGAGGAGAAGATTATCGTCGCGCGTGCGGCGGCGGCCCTCGTGCAGCCCAACGATACCATCTTCCTCGACGCCAGCTCGACGGTCCTGCTCATCGCGGAATATCTGCCGGAGATCCCGCTAACGGTCCTGACCAACGCGCACCATGTTGTCGTCGCGCTCGGCGGGCGCAGCCAGTGCGACCTCATTTGCACGGGCGGCAATTACGAGGACCGCTCACGCTCCTACGTAGGGGCCATGGCCGAGGACGCCCTCAAACGCTTTGCGATCAAGTGGCTCTTCTTGGGGGTAGACGGCCTGCACCCGGAGTTCGGCGCGAGCGAGGTCAACCCCGGCCAAGCCGTCCTCAAAGAGCGACTGCTCCCGCGCGCGGAACACGTCTGCATTGTTTGCGACTCGACGAAGCTTGGCCGCAAGAGCCCGTTCATCTTTGCGCAGGTCAATCAGTTCGACGTCCTTGTCACCGATAGCCACGCTCGTGACACCGACCTCCAAGCCTACCGCAACGCTGGCATCCGCACCGTCATCGCGCCAATTGAGGGCGAGTAGAAAGACAATAGGTTGAGCCGAACCTCCCTTTGCCCTTGACCCAACCGGCTGGAAAGCGCTGAATCGTAACCGCGTTTGAGGACGCATCCTGTCCGCGGGAAGGGTTCAACCCACCTTATCCAAAACACAGTTACATAAACCGTTTCTGCCCGTCTTAGCGGACGCCGGGTTTTACCAGAAAGGGTTTATTATGTCCACACCACGCAAGCGGCTTCCCGTGAAGCCCTCCGCCGAACACCTGCGCAAGCAGGCCAAGCGCCGCCACAAGCTGGCCCCCGAAAAACCGCTCTCTGAGCACCAGCACGCGCTGGCCTATGAATATGGCTGCAAAAGCTGGGCGCAGCTCATGCACATGGTCGAGACCATGCTCCGGGGCTCCGACCAGCTTTCCAACGTGAAATACGAATGGGAAGCCCTGCCCAAGGCTGCCAAGGAACGCGACGAAGCGCGCATTCGAGAAATTCTGGCTTCGGGTGAGTTCACGCAGCACGATCTGGATGTCGCCTTGGTGCAAACGGTGATCCCGGCTCCTCATTTGGCAGAGCTGCTCATCGAGCACGGCGCGGATGTCGACGGCCAGTATGGCAGTGACTACGGGCCCATCGTCCTCGTTTATGGCGAATGTCAGGAGCCGGACGGGTTCCAGTTTATGGCTGATCATGGTTGCGACCTCACTTTCTCGCCGCTGTCGTCGAAATACGGGCCAGCCAGCCCAATGCTGAGCGTTTTGAAAACTTACATGCGCGCCCGCAACGAGAAGAAGCATCGCTGTATCCAACTGCTGGAGCAGCACGGTGCATGGATGCCGCCCGCCGACCAGGTTACGCCTGCCATGTGGGCCATTCACAAAGGGGATGCCCAAGTGCTTGCTCGCTTCATTGATCAAGACCGTAGCCTGTTGACGCGCACCTTCCCGCAAATGGACTATGGGAACATCGGTCTGGCGGGTGGCACGTTGCTCCATATGGCTGCCGAGTATGCCGAAATGGAGTGCCTCGATGTCCTGATCGACCGGGGGGCGGACATCAACATCCGCGCGGAAGTCATCGACGGCGTAGGCGGGCACACGCCCATTTTTCACGCGGCGCAAAACTATCCATATTGGAAAACCGATGCGTTACCTTATCTGGTCAAGCGGGTAGGGGAGTGGCTGGACACGTCGATCCGGGCAACCGTGAAGCAGCATGGCAAAGTCGTTGGCCAAGTCAGCGTTATGGAGCTCTTTAAGGATGAGAAAGAAGTGATGGCGCTGCTCGAACCGCTCGATATTAAAACCCGCTTGAAAGAGGCCCTGCGCAAGGGCGATACCACTGCGGCGCAAGCGCTGCTGGCGGCCCATCCGGAAAGCCTCGGTGCCGACCTTTGGCCAGCAGCGATTTTTCAAGGAAAGAACCTCGCTTCCACTAAGCTGCTGGCGCAGGCCGGTCTTTCGGTGGATGAATGCACCGCACCGCGTAAGCCCTTGCACCTGGCAGTTTATCAGTATGCCACGGAACTCGTCGACTACCTCTTGGAAGCGGGTGCCGACCCCAATCAACGCAACCCGCTCGGCGAAACTCCGCTGGAGCTGCTCAACGTCTATGATCCGCGCCCAATCAACGACCCGGCTGTCCTCGCGATCCGTGAACGGCTGCTCTCCACAGGGGCCGAGGAAAGCATCTTTAGCCTGATTCGATCGGGCTCGCTGGGGGCATTGAAAGATGCCATCGCCGATCAACCCGCGCTTTTACAACAGCGGGTTCCGGTAGACGACCTTTGCCCGCTTTCCGTCGCCTGCGTTGCGGGTCGACTGGAAGTCGTCAACGCGCTGCTCGCTGAGGGTTGCCCCGCGGACGCGCCGAATCGATTGGGCAACACGCCGCTCTGGTTTGCCGTGGGTGGTTTTGCTTCTGCCGAAGTCATAAGCCAGATCGCCCAACGCCTTCTCTCGGCGGGTGCTCAGCCTAATGCGCCCTGCGAAGAGGGCGCCACTCCGCTTAGCCGGGCGGAGTCACTAGGGCTCGCTCAACTGGCCAAGCAGTTACAAACAGCTTGATGGGTTCGCTCGGGACGCCGATCCTTCTTGTTGAGTCCATCGTTGGCCTTGAAGTGCGGTCTTTGGGCCGGCCAGCTTATTATGGCCGGCTAACCGCTTCAGGAATCGAGCTGGGAATTTCTCCTGGTTGAAGCATCGAGAAGGACAATTTTGCGTTGCGAACGAGATCGTATACAATATCTGTAGTGTAATGCCTTTGCAATCCCGGAGCAAGACCCCACGCCGTAACCGCAGTGAAGATGTTTATAATACCTTGGAGAGACGCATACTCGCCTGGGAATACCCTCCCGGTCACCGGCTTAAAGAAGACGAGCTCTGCAAAGAGTTTAACGTAAGCCGAATCCCCATACGCGAGGCGCTTAGCCGCCTGAGCCAAATTCACCTTGTCGAGCGCAAGCCCAACGTCGGTTGCACGGTGAAGCGTTGGAGCGTCAGCGAGATTAACGACCTCTACGAGCTGCGTATCGCCCTGGAAAGCTATGTGGCCGAAACGCTGGCCAAGGACCCGCCACCCGAGGAAGC
This is a stretch of genomic DNA from Cerasicoccus sp. TK19100. It encodes these proteins:
- a CDS encoding MIP/aquaporin family protein; this encodes MNEYLAEYIGTAILILFGNGVVANVLLAKSKGQNGGWIVITVGWGFAVACAVYAVGRISGAHINPAVSVSLASIGAFEWAKVPGYIAAQIAGGFTGSVLVYLTYFAHWRETEDAGLKLACHSTSPAIRKFGPAFMTEVIGTAVLMFGILSFGKIGLGGDASADAWEAAVGTWFGPFLVGLLVLGIGLSLGGPTGYAINPARDLGPRIAHAVLPIHGKGSSDWAYSWVPIVAPLIGGVIGAQLFHALGF
- a CDS encoding DeoR/GlpR family DNA-binding transcription regulator, yielding MSPQQRQETILRQIEREGSVRSLQLAKSLDVTPETIRKDLEQLASTNRVIRTHGGATRATDAHHDLPLPARQWVNREEKIIVARAAAALVQPNDTIFLDASSTVLLIAEYLPEIPLTVLTNAHHVVVALGGRSQCDLICTGGNYEDRSRSYVGAMAEDALKRFAIKWLFLGVDGLHPEFGASEVNPGQAVLKERLLPRAEHVCIVCDSTKLGRKSPFIFAQVNQFDVLVTDSHARDTDLQAYRNAGIRTVIAPIEGE
- a CDS encoding ankyrin repeat domain-containing protein; this translates as MSTPRKRLPVKPSAEHLRKQAKRRHKLAPEKPLSEHQHALAYEYGCKSWAQLMHMVETMLRGSDQLSNVKYEWEALPKAAKERDEARIREILASGEFTQHDLDVALVQTVIPAPHLAELLIEHGADVDGQYGSDYGPIVLVYGECQEPDGFQFMADHGCDLTFSPLSSKYGPASPMLSVLKTYMRARNEKKHRCIQLLEQHGAWMPPADQVTPAMWAIHKGDAQVLARFIDQDRSLLTRTFPQMDYGNIGLAGGTLLHMAAEYAEMECLDVLIDRGADINIRAEVIDGVGGHTPIFHAAQNYPYWKTDALPYLVKRVGEWLDTSIRATVKQHGKVVGQVSVMELFKDEKEVMALLEPLDIKTRLKEALRKGDTTAAQALLAAHPESLGADLWPAAIFQGKNLASTKLLAQAGLSVDECTAPRKPLHLAVYQYATELVDYLLEAGADPNQRNPLGETPLELLNVYDPRPINDPAVLAIRERLLSTGAEESIFSLIRSGSLGALKDAIADQPALLQQRVPVDDLCPLSVACVAGRLEVVNALLAEGCPADAPNRLGNTPLWFAVGGFASAEVISQIAQRLLSAGAQPNAPCEEGATPLSRAESLGLAQLAKQLQTA